A genomic segment from Pseudomonas sp. S09G 359 encodes:
- a CDS encoding DUF1328 domain-containing protein, translated as MLSWAITFLIIAIVAAVLGFGGIAGTATGIAKILFVVFLVMFIASFFFGRRGRG; from the coding sequence ATGTTGAGTTGGGCAATCACATTTCTGATCATCGCCATTGTGGCTGCAGTGCTGGGCTTCGGTGGTATCGCGGGCACCGCTACGGGTATCGCCAAGATTCTGTTTGTGGTCTTCCTGGTGATGTTCATTGCGTCGTTCTTCTTTGGTCGTCGCGGCCGAGGCTGA
- the algB gene encoding sigma-54-dependent response regulator transcription factor AlgB, with protein sequence MESAKELQGRILLVDDESAILRTFRYCLEDEGYTVATANSAAQADALMQRQVFDLCFLDLRLGEDDGLVVLAQMRIQAPWMRVVIVTAHSAVDTAVDAIQAGAADYLVKPCSPDQLRLATAKQLEVRQLSARLEALEGEVRQPKDGLDSHSPSMMVVLETARQVANTDANILILGESGTGKGELARAIHGWSKRSKKSCVTINCPSLTAELMESELFGHSRGAFTGASESTLGRVNQADGGTLFLDEIGDFPLTLQPKLLRFIQDKEYERVGDPVTRRADVRILAATNLNLEDMVRDGRFREDLLYRLNVITLHLPPLRERSEDILALADRFLARFVKEYARPARGFSDDAREALLNYRWPGNIRELRNVVERASIICPQEKVEISHLGMAEQPTNNAPRIGAALSLDELEKAHIGAVLATSDTLDQAARTLGIDASTLYRKRKQYNL encoded by the coding sequence ATGGAATCAGCCAAGGAACTTCAAGGCCGCATTCTTTTAGTGGATGACGAATCCGCGATCCTCCGCACCTTCCGTTATTGCCTGGAAGATGAAGGCTATACCGTGGCCACCGCCAACAGCGCGGCCCAAGCCGATGCCCTGATGCAACGCCAGGTGTTCGACCTGTGCTTCCTCGACCTGCGGCTGGGCGAGGACGATGGCCTGGTGGTACTGGCCCAAATGCGCATTCAGGCGCCCTGGATGCGCGTGGTAATAGTGACCGCCCATTCGGCTGTCGACACCGCCGTGGACGCGATCCAGGCTGGCGCCGCCGACTACCTGGTAAAACCTTGCAGCCCCGACCAGTTGCGCCTGGCCACCGCCAAGCAGCTGGAAGTGCGCCAGCTCTCCGCGCGCCTGGAAGCCTTGGAAGGCGAAGTCCGCCAACCCAAGGACGGCCTCGATTCGCACAGCCCTTCGATGATGGTGGTGCTGGAAACTGCGCGCCAAGTGGCCAATACCGACGCCAACATCCTGATCCTGGGCGAGTCCGGCACCGGTAAAGGTGAGTTGGCCCGTGCCATTCACGGCTGGAGCAAGCGTTCGAAGAAATCCTGCGTGACCATCAACTGCCCGTCGCTGACCGCCGAGCTGATGGAAAGCGAGTTGTTCGGTCATAGCCGCGGGGCCTTTACCGGCGCCAGCGAAAGCACCCTGGGGCGCGTCAACCAGGCCGACGGCGGCACGCTGTTTCTCGATGAAATCGGCGACTTTCCGCTCACGTTGCAACCCAAGTTGCTGCGTTTTATCCAGGACAAGGAATACGAGCGCGTGGGTGACCCGGTTACCCGGCGCGCCGACGTACGCATCCTGGCGGCCACCAACCTGAACCTGGAAGACATGGTGCGCGACGGCCGCTTCCGTGAAGACTTGCTCTACCGCCTCAACGTAATCACCTTGCACCTGCCGCCGCTGCGCGAACGCAGCGAAGACATCCTGGCCCTGGCCGACCGCTTCCTGGCGCGCTTCGTCAAGGAATACGCGCGGCCGGCACGGGGTTTCAGCGATGACGCACGCGAAGCGCTGCTGAACTATCGCTGGCCGGGCAATATCCGCGAACTGCGCAACGTGGTCGAACGCGCGAGCATTATCTGCCCCCAGGAAAAAGTCGAAATCAGCCATCTCGGCATGGCCGAGCAACCGACCAACAACGCGCCGCGTATCGGCGCCGCACTGAGCCTGGACGAACTGGAAAAAGCCCATATCGGCGCCGTACTGGCCACCAGCGACACCCTGGACCAGGCCGCGCGTACCCTCGGGATCGACGCATCAACCCTGTATCGCAAACGTAAACAGTACAACCTGTGA
- a CDS encoding ABC-type transport auxiliary lipoprotein family protein, translating into MKRAYQMIAPVALALISACSILPKADPSDVYRLASAQPAGQGTAVAWSLRVNKPQTSEFLDSPRIAVVPNGDLISSYANSRWSDPTPVLLRNRFMDGFQRDGRVTLLSTDDTNLQADYELGGQLQAFQSEYHGSAVEVVLRLDARLVRGSDQRIVASRRFEVRQPVRDTKVPAVVAGFGQAGDQLNRQVVDWVVQQGNITAKR; encoded by the coding sequence ATGAAGCGTGCTTACCAAATGATCGCCCCGGTGGCCCTGGCCCTGATCAGTGCGTGCTCGATCCTGCCCAAGGCCGACCCTTCGGACGTGTATCGCCTGGCATCCGCCCAACCTGCCGGCCAGGGCACCGCCGTGGCCTGGTCGCTGCGCGTGAACAAACCACAGACCAGCGAGTTTCTCGACAGCCCGCGCATTGCCGTGGTGCCCAATGGCGACCTGATCAGCAGCTATGCCAACTCCCGCTGGAGCGATCCAACCCCTGTGCTGCTGCGCAACCGTTTCATGGATGGCTTCCAACGTGATGGCCGGGTGACGCTGCTGAGTACCGATGACACCAACCTGCAGGCCGACTATGAGCTGGGTGGGCAGTTGCAGGCGTTCCAGAGTGAATATCACGGCAGTGCAGTGGAGGTGGTGCTTCGCCTCGACGCGCGGTTAGTGCGTGGGAGTGATCAGCGGATTGTGGCCAGCCGGCGGTTTGAGGTGAGGCAGCCGGTACGCGACACCAAGGTGCCGGCGGTGGTTGCCGGGTTTGGGCAGGCGGGGGATCAGTTGAATAGGCAGGTGGTGGATTGGGTGGTGCAGCAGGGCAATATCACTGCGAAACGCTGA
- a CDS encoding ABC transporter ATP-binding protein, whose product MSRLHRAPAEAVIEVRGLCNRFGKQSVHENLDLDLYKGEILAVVGGSGSGKSVLLRSIVGLRRPSEGEVRVFGKNLPNLSEHERSLVERRFGVLFQKGALFSSLTVTENVALPLIEHAGLSRRDAEHLAAVKLALAGLPLSAADKYPASLSGGMIKRAALARALALDPDILFLDEPTAGLDPIGAAQFDQLILTLRDALGLSVFLVTHDLDTLYTITDRVAVLAQKKVLVADAIDVVSETDDAWIHEYFHGPRGRAALDAAQPLNEV is encoded by the coding sequence CCGTGCGCCCGCCGAGGCGGTGATTGAGGTGCGGGGCCTGTGCAATCGCTTTGGTAAACAGAGCGTGCACGAGAACCTCGACCTGGACTTGTACAAGGGCGAGATCCTCGCCGTGGTCGGCGGCTCCGGCAGCGGCAAGTCGGTGCTGTTGCGCAGCATCGTCGGCCTGCGCCGGCCCAGCGAAGGCGAAGTGCGGGTGTTCGGCAAGAACCTGCCGAACCTGTCGGAACATGAACGCTCGCTGGTGGAACGGCGCTTCGGCGTGCTGTTCCAGAAGGGCGCGCTGTTTTCCTCGCTGACCGTAACCGAGAACGTCGCACTGCCGCTGATCGAACACGCCGGCCTCAGCCGCCGCGATGCCGAGCACCTGGCGGCAGTCAAACTGGCCCTGGCCGGGCTGCCGCTGTCGGCCGCCGACAAATACCCGGCGTCGCTGTCCGGCGGCATGATCAAGCGCGCCGCCCTGGCCCGTGCGTTGGCCTTGGACCCGGACATCCTGTTTCTCGACGAACCCACCGCCGGCCTCGACCCGATTGGCGCGGCGCAATTCGATCAACTGATCCTGACCCTGCGCGACGCGCTGGGCCTGAGCGTGTTCCTGGTCACCCACGACCTCGACACGCTGTACACCATCACCGACCGTGTGGCAGTGCTGGCGCAGAAAAAAGTACTGGTGGCCGATGCCATCGATGTCGTCTCGGAAACCGACGACGCCTGGATCCACGAATATTTCCACGGCCCCCGGGGCCGCGCGGCATTGGATGCCGCTCAACCGCTCAACGAGGTATGA
- a CDS encoding MlaD family protein, with protein METRAHHVMIGLFSVIVVVGAMLFGLWLAKSSVDSAFQDYEVIFNEAVSGLSQGSSVQYSGIKVGDVISLSLDPKDPRRVLARIRLAGQTPIKEDTQAKLALTGITGTSIIQLSGGTPQSPELKGKDGNLPQIIASPSPIARLLNNSNDLMTGINLLLHNANHMFSSENVDRLSKTLDNLQQTTGAIADQRGDIKVVMQQLMQVSKQASAALEQTTTLMRNANGLLNDQGKQAFGSAEQAMKSLEQSTATINTLLTNNKDSVNSGMQGLNELAPAVRELRETLGSLRAISRRLEANPSGYLLGSDKNKEFTP; from the coding sequence ATGGAAACCCGAGCCCATCATGTGATGATCGGTCTGTTCAGCGTAATCGTGGTGGTCGGCGCCATGCTGTTTGGCCTGTGGCTGGCCAAATCCAGCGTCGACAGCGCCTTCCAGGATTACGAAGTGATCTTCAACGAGGCGGTCAGCGGCCTGTCCCAAGGCAGCTCGGTGCAGTACAGCGGGATCAAGGTGGGCGATGTCATCAGCCTGAGCCTGGACCCCAAGGACCCACGCCGCGTACTGGCGCGCATCCGCCTGGCCGGGCAGACACCGATCAAGGAAGACACCCAGGCCAAGCTGGCGCTGACCGGCATCACCGGCACGTCGATCATCCAGCTCAGTGGCGGCACCCCGCAAAGCCCGGAACTGAAGGGCAAGGACGGCAACCTGCCGCAGATCATCGCCTCGCCATCGCCCATTGCGCGGCTGCTGAACAACAGCAACGACCTGATGACCGGGATTAACCTGCTGCTGCATAACGCCAACCACATGTTTTCTTCGGAGAACGTCGACCGCCTGAGCAAGACCCTGGACAACCTGCAACAAACCACCGGCGCCATCGCTGACCAGCGCGGCGATATCAAGGTGGTGATGCAACAACTGATGCAGGTGAGCAAACAGGCGAGCGCCGCCCTGGAGCAAACCACCACACTGATGCGCAACGCTAACGGCCTGCTCAACGACCAAGGCAAGCAGGCCTTCGGCAGTGCGGAACAGGCGATGAAATCCCTCGAACAAAGCACCGCGACCATCAACACCTTGCTGACAAACAACAAGGACTCGGTGAACAGCGGCATGCAGGGCCTCAACGAACTGGCGCCGGCGGTGCGTGAACTGCGCGAAACCCTGGGTTCGCTGCGCGCCATCTCCCGCCGCCTGGAAGCCAACCCCAGCGGTTACCTGCTGGGCAGCGACAAGAACAAGGAGTTCACGCCATGA
- a CDS encoding nucleoside recognition domain-containing protein, translating to MLNGLWLGFFVVAMVSALVQWLVGGNAGIFAAMVESIFAMAKLSVEVMVLLFGTLTLWLGFLRIAEKAGIVDWLAKALGPLFLRLMPEVPPGHPAIGLITLNFAANGLGLDNAATPIGLKAMKALQELNPIPNTASNAQILFLVLNASSLTLLPVTIFMYRAQQGAPDPTLVFLPILLATSASTLVGLLSVAVMQRLRLWDPVVLAYLVPGALVLGGFMALLATLSATALAGLSSILGNLTLFGLIMLFLVIGALRKVKVYEAFVEGAKEGFDVAKNLLPYLVAMLCAVGVLRASGALDFGLEGIRHVVAWTGLDTRFVDALPTAMVKPFSGSAARAMLIETMQTQGVDSFPALVAATIQGSTETTFYVLAVYFGSVGIQRARHAVGCALLAELAGVVAAIAVCYWFFG from the coding sequence ATGCTCAATGGCCTGTGGCTTGGCTTCTTTGTCGTGGCAATGGTGTCAGCACTGGTGCAATGGCTGGTCGGCGGTAACGCCGGGATTTTTGCGGCGATGGTGGAAAGTATTTTCGCCATGGCCAAATTGTCGGTGGAAGTGATGGTGCTGCTGTTCGGCACCCTGACGTTGTGGCTGGGCTTTCTGCGCATCGCCGAAAAAGCCGGTATCGTCGACTGGCTGGCCAAGGCACTCGGCCCGCTGTTTCTGCGCCTGATGCCGGAAGTGCCGCCGGGCCACCCCGCCATCGGCTTGATCACCCTCAACTTCGCTGCCAACGGCCTGGGCCTGGACAACGCCGCGACGCCTATCGGCCTGAAGGCCATGAAGGCGCTGCAGGAACTCAACCCCATCCCCAACACCGCGAGCAACGCCCAGATCCTGTTCCTGGTGCTCAACGCGTCGTCCTTGACGCTGCTGCCGGTGACCATCTTCATGTACCGCGCCCAGCAAGGCGCGCCCGACCCCACCTTGGTGTTTTTGCCGATCCTGCTGGCAACCAGTGCGTCGACTCTGGTGGGCCTGCTGTCGGTGGCGGTGATGCAGCGCCTGCGGCTGTGGGACCCGGTGGTGCTGGCCTATCTGGTGCCAGGTGCATTGGTGCTGGGCGGCTTTATGGCGCTGCTGGCCACCCTGTCGGCCACGGCACTGGCCGGGCTGTCGTCGATCCTGGGTAACCTCACGCTGTTTGGGCTGATCATGCTGTTCCTGGTGATCGGCGCGCTGCGCAAGGTCAAGGTGTACGAGGCGTTTGTCGAAGGCGCCAAGGAAGGTTTTGACGTTGCCAAGAACCTGCTGCCGTACCTGGTGGCGATGCTCTGCGCCGTGGGCGTGTTGCGCGCTTCGGGGGCGTTGGACTTCGGCCTCGAAGGGATTCGCCATGTGGTGGCCTGGACCGGCCTGGATACACGCTTTGTGGATGCGTTGCCGACCGCGATGGTCAAGCCATTCTCCGGCAGTGCTGCGCGGGCAATGCTGATCGAGACCATGCAGACCCAGGGCGTGGACAGCTTCCCGGCGTTGGTGGCCGCGACGATTCAGGGCAGTACGGAAACCACCTTTTATGTATTGGCGGTGTACTTTGGCTCGGTGGGTATCCAGCGCGCGCGGCATGCGGTTGGGTGTGCATTGCTGGCGGAATTGGCTGGTGTGGTGGCGGCGATTGCGGTGTGCTACTGGTTCTTTGGTTAA
- the gltP gene encoding glutamate/aspartate:proton symporter GltP: protein MKKAKLSLAWQILIGLVLGIAIGAVLNHFSAEKAWWISNVLQPAGDIFIRLIKMIVIPIVISSLIVGIAGVGDAKKLGRIGVKTILYFEIVTTIAIVVGLLLANLFHPGAGIDMSTLGTVDISKYQATAAEVQHEHAFIETILNLIPSNIFAAVARGEMLPIIFFSVLFGLGLSSLKPELREPLVTMFQGVSESMFKVTHMIMKYAPIGVFALIAVTVANFGFASLLPLAKLVILVYVAILFFAFAVLGLIARLFGFSILKVIRIFKDELVLAYSTASSETVLPRVIEKMEAYGAPKAICSFVVPTGYSFNLDGSTLYQSIAAIFIAQLYGIDLSVGQQLMLVLTLMVTSKGIAGVPGVSFVVLLATLGSVGIPLEGLAFIAGVDRIMDMARTALNVIGNALAVLVISRWEGMYDDAKGERYWNSLPHWRSKQALPAGETSRG from the coding sequence ATGAAGAAGGCAAAGCTAAGCCTCGCCTGGCAGATCCTCATCGGTTTGGTGCTGGGGATCGCAATCGGTGCAGTGCTCAACCATTTCAGTGCTGAAAAAGCCTGGTGGATCAGCAATGTGTTGCAGCCAGCGGGCGATATCTTTATCCGCCTGATCAAGATGATCGTGATCCCGATTGTGATTTCCTCGCTGATCGTCGGCATTGCCGGTGTGGGTGATGCGAAAAAGCTCGGGCGTATCGGTGTCAAAACCATCCTTTACTTCGAAATCGTCACCACCATCGCCATCGTGGTCGGCCTGTTGCTGGCCAACCTGTTCCACCCGGGCGCCGGCATCGACATGAGTACCCTGGGTACCGTCGATATTTCCAAGTACCAGGCCACCGCCGCCGAAGTGCAGCACGAGCATGCGTTCATCGAAACCATCCTCAACCTGATCCCGTCGAACATCTTCGCGGCGGTCGCCCGTGGCGAAATGCTGCCGATCATCTTCTTCTCCGTACTGTTCGGGCTGGGCTTGTCGAGCCTCAAGCCGGAGCTGCGCGAGCCGCTGGTGACCATGTTCCAGGGCGTGTCCGAGAGCATGTTCAAAGTCACCCACATGATCATGAAGTACGCCCCTATCGGTGTATTTGCCCTGATCGCGGTGACCGTCGCCAACTTCGGCTTCGCCTCCCTGCTGCCGCTGGCCAAGCTGGTGATCCTGGTTTACGTGGCCATCCTGTTCTTCGCCTTCGCGGTGCTGGGCCTGATCGCGCGCCTGTTTGGCTTCTCGATCCTCAAGGTGATCCGCATCTTCAAGGATGAGCTGGTACTCGCCTACTCCACCGCCAGCTCCGAAACCGTGCTGCCGCGCGTGATCGAGAAGATGGAAGCCTACGGCGCGCCGAAAGCGATCTGCAGCTTTGTGGTGCCGACCGGTTACTCGTTCAACCTCGACGGCTCGACTCTCTACCAGAGCATCGCGGCGATCTTTATCGCTCAGCTGTATGGCATCGACCTGTCGGTCGGCCAGCAACTGATGCTGGTGCTGACCCTGATGGTCACCTCCAAAGGCATCGCCGGCGTGCCGGGCGTGTCCTTCGTGGTGCTGCTGGCCACCCTGGGCAGCGTTGGCATCCCGCTGGAAGGCCTGGCCTTCATCGCCGGTGTCGACCGCATCATGGACATGGCGCGTACTGCCCTGAACGTGATCGGCAACGCCCTGGCCGTACTGGTTATCTCCCGTTGGGAAGGCATGTACGACGACGCCAAGGGTGAGCGCTACTGGAATTCCCTGCCGCACTGGCGCAGCAAGCAAGCGCTGCCGGCCGGCGAAACCAGCCGCGGCTGA
- a CDS encoding inhibitor of vertebrate lysozyme family protein: MTPSLKAIAAALLLGGSGLAMAANDGQSRANELLSADPQYRETWQGVVKKEERLPEWVMNLSGTAEQMNAVEEDGDKYLVGPLCETADTCLNKRLIVAFSLDKEDAYAMLVEVPAGLPSDKSPTRHADYRFIGKPDEGMQKLLMEQLKKDPNWY, from the coding sequence ATGACCCCTTCCCTTAAAGCCATTGCTGCCGCCCTGCTCCTGGGCGGCAGCGGCCTGGCGATGGCCGCCAATGACGGCCAATCGCGGGCCAACGAGTTGCTCAGTGCGGACCCGCAGTACCGCGAAACCTGGCAAGGCGTGGTGAAGAAAGAAGAGCGCCTGCCGGAATGGGTGATGAACCTGTCGGGCACGGCCGAACAAATGAATGCCGTGGAAGAGGATGGCGACAAGTACTTGGTAGGGCCGCTCTGTGAAACTGCAGACACGTGCCTGAACAAGCGCCTGATCGTCGCCTTCAGCCTCGACAAGGAAGATGCCTACGCCATGTTGGTGGAAGTACCGGCCGGTTTGCCGTCGGACAAGTCCCCTACTCGGCACGCCGATTACCGTTTTATCGGTAAGCCGGATGAAGGCATGCAGAAGCTGCTGATGGAACAGCTGAAGAAAGATCCGAATTGGTACTAG